One Xenopus tropicalis strain Nigerian chromosome 8, UCB_Xtro_10.0, whole genome shotgun sequence genomic window carries:
- the wars1 gene encoding tryptophan--tRNA ligase, cytoplasmic isoform X1, with protein MCRYFRSASLCAAPIAGCVVLERLQHTGNRQAQDTRLLHSCIMSNCGTCTSGSLKPMDLYNSLTAQGDKVRALKSEKAPKEEIDVAVKLLLALKVDYKNVTGQDYKPGVPPADNLPNNSNQPSTTDDDDDFVDPWTVQTGSAKGVDYDKLIVRFGSSKIDQELIDRIERVTGQKPHHFLRRGIFFSHRDMHQVLDAYEKKQPFYLYTGRGPSSEAMHMGHLIPFIFTKWLQEVFNVPLVIQLTDDEKYLWKDLTIEKAYQYAVENAKDIIALGFDVNKTFIFSDLEYMGKSLGFYQNVVKVQKHVTFNQVKGIFGFTDSDCIGKISFPAIQAAPSFSSSFPEIFKGRKDIQCLIPCAIDQDPYFRMTRDVAPRISYPKPALMHSTFFPALQGAQTKMSASDPNSSIFLTDTPKQIKTKINKHAFSGGKDTVEEHRQFGGNWEVDVSYMYLTFFLEDDERLEQIKQDYSSGALLTGELKKLLIETLQPMIAAHQERRKHVTEETVKQFMMPRKLAFEF; from the exons ATGTGTCGCTATTTCCGTTCGGCGTCACTGTGTGCTGCACCCATTGCTGGCTGCGTGGTGTTAGAGAGATTGCAGCATACAGGGAACCGGCAGGCACAGGACACACG CCTTCTGCATAGTTGCATTATGTCTAACTGTGGCACGTGTACATCTGGGTCCCTCAAACCTATGGACTTATATAACAGTTTAACAGCCCAAGGAGACAAAGTTCGAGCACTCAAATCTGAAAAGGCTCCCAAG GAAGAGATTGATGTGGCTGTGAAGCTTTTATTGGCCCTGAAAGTCGATTATAAGAATGTGACTGGCCAGGATTACAAACCAGGCGTTCCTCCAGCAGATAACCTACCTAACAACAGCAATCAACCGTCTACAACAGATGACGATGATGATTTTGTTGATCCATGGACAGTGCAAACAGGAAGCGCAAAAGGTGTAGATTATGACAAGCTTATTG TACGGTTTGGGAGCAGTaagattgatcaagaactcatcgaTCGAATAGAACGAGTCACTGGACAAAAGCCACATCACTTTTTACGCAGAGGAATATTTTTTTCACACAG AGATATGCACCAGGTTCTTGATGCATATGAGAAGAAGCAGCCATTTTACCTGTACACAGGAAGAGGCCCTTCCTCTGAAGCAATGCATATGGGTCACCTCATTCCGTTCATCTTTACAAA GTGGCTGCAGGAAGTATTCAATGTTCCTTTGGTTATACAGTTAACCGATGATGAGAAATACCTGTGGAAAGATCTTACAATAGAAAAGGCTTACCAGTATGCAGTAGAAAATGCCAAGGATATTATAGCATTAGGCTTTGatgtcaataaaacattcatcTTTTCTGATCTTGAATACATGGG gaagaGTTTAGGGTTCTACCAAAATGTGGTAAAGGTCCAAAAACATGTAACCTTCAATCAAGTGAAAGGAATATTTGGCTTTACAGACAGTGACTGCATTG GGAAGATCAGCTTTCCAGCCATACAAGCTGCTCCATCTTTCAGTAGTTCCTTTCCAGAAATTTTCAAGGGCAGAAAGGACATTCAGTGCCTCATCCCTTGTGCTATCGACCAG GATCCATATTTCCGCATGACAAGAGATGTCGCCCCTAGGATTAGTTATCCTAAACCCGCACTAATGCACTCGACATTTTTCCCAGCACTTCAGGGAGCACAGACTAAGATGAGCGCCAGTGACCCCAACTCTTCTATCTTCCTTACAGACACGCCAAAGCAAATCAAAACAAAG ATCAACAAGCATGCTTTCTCTGGTGGAAAGGATACCGTTGAAGAACATCGCCAATTTGGAGGCAACTGGGAAGTTGATGTCTCTTATATGTACTTGACATTCTTCCTTGAAGATGATGAGAGGCTTGAACAAATAAAACAG GATTATTCAAGCGGTGCCCTGCTAACTGGAGAACTTAAGAAACTCCTGATTGAAACCCTGCAACCAATGATAGCAGCACACCAGGAGAGAAGGAAACACGTTACAGAAGAGACAGTGAAACAGTTTATGATGCCACGAAAGTTGGCATTTGAGTTTTAG
- the slc25a47 gene encoding solute carrier family 25 member 47 → MADFIAGALGGACGVMVGYPLDTVKVRIQTQKNYNGIWHCVRSTYKMERVSGFFKGVSMPMSMVSVSSSIVFGVYRNVLRNLCKLKYGTTAVKPSKFDIFLSGYAAGGAQILVSSPADMAKVRLQTQMCPPNSTTCSLLTGPKYSGPINCLLTIVKEEGFLGLYKGSSALMFRDCHSFATYFLSYAILREWLLPFEQSHSELIGVLFAGGFAGVVAWGIATPMDVIKSRLQVDGVTKQRYRGVIHCITESVRQEGITVLFKGLSLNCLRAFPVNMVVFLTYEAILRQIKPLSV, encoded by the exons GTGCTTGTGGGGTTATGGTTGGATACCCTCTTGACACTGTTAAG GTTAGAATTCAAACGCAAAAAAACTACAATGGAATTTGGCACTGTGTCCGCTCAACGTACAAAATGGAAAGA GTATCTGGGTTTTTCAAGGGAGTGTCAATGCCCATGTCCATGGTATCTGTCAGCTCATCTATTGTGTTTGGTGTATATAGAAATGTTCTCCGCAATCTGTGCAAGTTAAAATATGGAACAACAGCAGTGAAGCCATCAAAGTTTGATATATTCCTATCTGGCTATGCCGCTGGGGGAGCTCAG ATTTTAGTCTCATCTCCTGCTGACATGGCAAAGGTTCGTCTACAGACTCAAATGTGTCCACCTAATTCCACCACATGCTCTTTGCTGACTGGGCCCAAGTATTCAGGCCCGATTAACTGCCTGTTGACAATAGTGAAAGAGGAAGGATTTCTTGGCCTGTACAAAGGCTCCTCAGCTTTAATGTTCAGAGACTGCCACTCCTTCGCAACCTATTTCCTGTCTTATGCCATTTTACGGGAATGGCTTCTACCGTTTGAACAAAGTCACTCAG AATTAATCGGAGTTTTATTTGCTGGCGGTTTTGCTGGAGTGGTGGCCTGGGGCATCGCTACCCCCATGGATGTCATTAAGTCTCGCCTGCAGGTTGATGGAGTTACAAAGCAGAGATACAGAGGGGTGATTCACTGTATCACTGAAAGTGTAAGGCAAGAAGGGATCACTGTTCTGTTTAAAGGACTCTCACTGAATTGTCTGCGGGCCTTTCCTGTGAACATGGTGGTATTTCTTACATATGAAGCTATACTGAGACAGATCAAACCACTTTCTGTGTGA
- the wars1 gene encoding tryptophan--tRNA ligase, cytoplasmic isoform X2 yields the protein MSNCGTCTSGSLKPMDLYNSLTAQGDKVRALKSEKAPKEEIDVAVKLLLALKVDYKNVTGQDYKPGVPPADNLPNNSNQPSTTDDDDDFVDPWTVQTGSAKGVDYDKLIVRFGSSKIDQELIDRIERVTGQKPHHFLRRGIFFSHRDMHQVLDAYEKKQPFYLYTGRGPSSEAMHMGHLIPFIFTKWLQEVFNVPLVIQLTDDEKYLWKDLTIEKAYQYAVENAKDIIALGFDVNKTFIFSDLEYMGKSLGFYQNVVKVQKHVTFNQVKGIFGFTDSDCIGKISFPAIQAAPSFSSSFPEIFKGRKDIQCLIPCAIDQDPYFRMTRDVAPRISYPKPALMHSTFFPALQGAQTKMSASDPNSSIFLTDTPKQIKTKINKHAFSGGKDTVEEHRQFGGNWEVDVSYMYLTFFLEDDERLEQIKQDYSSGALLTGELKKLLIETLQPMIAAHQERRKHVTEETVKQFMMPRKLAFEF from the exons ATGTCTAACTGTGGCACGTGTACATCTGGGTCCCTCAAACCTATGGACTTATATAACAGTTTAACAGCCCAAGGAGACAAAGTTCGAGCACTCAAATCTGAAAAGGCTCCCAAG GAAGAGATTGATGTGGCTGTGAAGCTTTTATTGGCCCTGAAAGTCGATTATAAGAATGTGACTGGCCAGGATTACAAACCAGGCGTTCCTCCAGCAGATAACCTACCTAACAACAGCAATCAACCGTCTACAACAGATGACGATGATGATTTTGTTGATCCATGGACAGTGCAAACAGGAAGCGCAAAAGGTGTAGATTATGACAAGCTTATTG TACGGTTTGGGAGCAGTaagattgatcaagaactcatcgaTCGAATAGAACGAGTCACTGGACAAAAGCCACATCACTTTTTACGCAGAGGAATATTTTTTTCACACAG AGATATGCACCAGGTTCTTGATGCATATGAGAAGAAGCAGCCATTTTACCTGTACACAGGAAGAGGCCCTTCCTCTGAAGCAATGCATATGGGTCACCTCATTCCGTTCATCTTTACAAA GTGGCTGCAGGAAGTATTCAATGTTCCTTTGGTTATACAGTTAACCGATGATGAGAAATACCTGTGGAAAGATCTTACAATAGAAAAGGCTTACCAGTATGCAGTAGAAAATGCCAAGGATATTATAGCATTAGGCTTTGatgtcaataaaacattcatcTTTTCTGATCTTGAATACATGGG gaagaGTTTAGGGTTCTACCAAAATGTGGTAAAGGTCCAAAAACATGTAACCTTCAATCAAGTGAAAGGAATATTTGGCTTTACAGACAGTGACTGCATTG GGAAGATCAGCTTTCCAGCCATACAAGCTGCTCCATCTTTCAGTAGTTCCTTTCCAGAAATTTTCAAGGGCAGAAAGGACATTCAGTGCCTCATCCCTTGTGCTATCGACCAG GATCCATATTTCCGCATGACAAGAGATGTCGCCCCTAGGATTAGTTATCCTAAACCCGCACTAATGCACTCGACATTTTTCCCAGCACTTCAGGGAGCACAGACTAAGATGAGCGCCAGTGACCCCAACTCTTCTATCTTCCTTACAGACACGCCAAAGCAAATCAAAACAAAG ATCAACAAGCATGCTTTCTCTGGTGGAAAGGATACCGTTGAAGAACATCGCCAATTTGGAGGCAACTGGGAAGTTGATGTCTCTTATATGTACTTGACATTCTTCCTTGAAGATGATGAGAGGCTTGAACAAATAAAACAG GATTATTCAAGCGGTGCCCTGCTAACTGGAGAACTTAAGAAACTCCTGATTGAAACCCTGCAACCAATGATAGCAGCACACCAGGAGAGAAGGAAACACGTTACAGAAGAGACAGTGAAACAGTTTATGATGCCACGAAAGTTGGCATTTGAGTTTTAG